The Sporomusa termitida genome has a window encoding:
- a CDS encoding capsule assembly Wzi family protein produces MKSIPDGTKPYTRMQMAQWLTEIRIEAAHRPVPAYLAGMKNELERELAPELQILAGGVADTSLALREVRLEFGNYDGNSLRYRRNPDSGPRAGQQPLNNNNNGYRYGRDANVVASALLTGKLDPDVAVALAPRISYDDDRHGDAALTSGYVKTRLNGTAIQVGKDPVFWGHGATGSLILGNNMTPLTSIKVSNLEPYRTNGFFRFLGDMNFTALYSELESNRTRFNQDEVDSPSFVGMRSTFTPQQNFTFGLSFTSMVGGKGKGLSSGDYWDWLIGENADAAADKWNNIAGFDFKVRVPKWNGIQVYGELYGEDQANYMPSKIAERVGVYIPRLSQDGAWDMKVEYANTSSAWYGHQLYTNGYVYKGDIIGDPIGHNASQYYMQLGNYLDKDSKLSLNVNQVKQDRDAPVQQTIKSLWLQYETKLQDRVFLDGQVGMARVSNADFNGGQDETDHFAGISVRWLY; encoded by the coding sequence ATGAAGTCAATCCCAGATGGGACAAAGCCGTATACCCGCATGCAAATGGCCCAGTGGCTGACGGAAATCCGGATCGAGGCAGCGCACCGGCCAGTGCCGGCGTACCTGGCGGGCATGAAGAATGAACTGGAGCGCGAACTGGCTCCGGAATTGCAGATATTGGCCGGGGGCGTGGCCGATACGTCGCTGGCATTACGGGAAGTACGTCTGGAGTTTGGCAACTATGACGGCAATAGCCTCCGCTACCGCCGGAACCCTGACAGTGGGCCACGGGCTGGCCAGCAGCCGCTCAACAATAATAATAACGGGTATCGTTATGGCAGGGACGCCAATGTGGTTGCCTCAGCTTTGCTGACTGGTAAACTTGATCCTGACGTGGCTGTTGCCCTGGCGCCGCGTATTAGCTATGATGATGACCGGCATGGCGACGCCGCTCTGACCAGCGGTTATGTCAAAACCAGGCTCAACGGGACTGCCATCCAGGTGGGCAAAGACCCGGTATTTTGGGGGCATGGGGCTACAGGGTCGCTGATTCTTGGCAATAACATGACACCGCTGACTTCAATTAAGGTTTCCAATCTTGAACCCTATAGGACTAACGGCTTTTTCCGCTTTCTGGGGGACATGAACTTTACTGCTTTGTACAGCGAGCTGGAAAGCAACCGGACGCGGTTTAATCAGGATGAGGTGGACAGTCCTTCGTTTGTGGGTATGCGGAGTACCTTTACCCCCCAGCAAAACTTTACCTTCGGTTTGTCCTTTACTTCTATGGTTGGCGGTAAAGGCAAAGGTCTGAGCAGCGGCGATTACTGGGACTGGCTTATCGGCGAAAACGCTGATGCCGCTGCCGATAAATGGAACAATATTGCCGGCTTTGATTTTAAAGTGCGGGTACCGAAATGGAATGGTATCCAGGTCTATGGCGAGTTGTATGGTGAAGACCAGGCCAACTACATGCCCTCCAAGATCGCGGAACGGGTGGGCGTTTATATTCCCCGGCTCAGCCAGGACGGCGCCTGGGATATGAAGGTGGAATACGCGAATACCAGCAGTGCCTGGTATGGGCACCAGCTGTATACCAATGGCTATGTGTATAAGGGTGACATTATCGGCGATCCCATCGGCCATAATGCCAGTCAGTATTATATGCAGCTTGGCAATTATCTGGACAAGGACAGTAAGCTTTCCCTTAATGTCAACCAGGTCAAACAGGACCGGGATGCCCCTGTTCAGCAAACCATAAAATCCCTATGGCTGCAATATGAGACGAAATTACAGGACCGGGTGTTCCTGGACGGCCAGGTTGGCATGGCCCGGGTCAGTAATGCCGATTTTAACGGCGGGCAGGATGAGACTGATCATTTTGCCGGCATCAGTGTGCGCTGGCTGTATTAA
- a CDS encoding type II toxin-antitoxin system RelE family toxin, whose translation MRIEISRQAEKDLAKIEMPIRKRIIKELLDLENSLAGKDIKKLKGEIDRWRLRVGDYHIIMTIDQDKVIILVLHIGHRREIYR comes from the coding sequence ATGAGGATTGAGATCAGCCGACAAGCTGAAAAAGATTTAGCCAAAATTGAAATGCCAATCCGAAAGCGGATAATCAAAGAGCTATTAGATTTAGAAAACAGCCTTGCCGGCAAAGACATAAAGAAACTCAAAGGCGAAATAGATCGTTGGCGGCTTCGCGTTGGAGACTACCATATTATAATGACAATTGACCAGGATAAAGTAATCATATTAGTATTGCATATTGGTCATAGAAGAGAAATCTACCGATAA
- a CDS encoding Uma2 family endonuclease, with product MPLTQTMQNGYIYADIEKWPESERWELIDGIAYNMTPPPARIHQTVLGILFRKIGNYLEGKQCAVYVAPFGVWFLENNADISNAKNYVEPDISIICDKNKLTDKGCVGSPDMIIEILSPSTAAKDLIKKLSLYENSGVREYWVVHPTDFTVMVFELVDGRYGKPKTYSPDEEGLSEVKVGIFENLVIDLKEIFIG from the coding sequence ATGCCGCTAACTCAGACAATGCAAAATGGATATATTTATGCCGATATAGAGAAATGGCCTGAGAGTGAACGATGGGAATTAATTGATGGTATCGCTTACAATATGACACCACCCCCTGCAAGGATACATCAAACTGTGTTGGGTATTTTATTTAGGAAAATCGGCAACTATCTTGAAGGTAAACAATGTGCGGTTTATGTTGCACCCTTTGGGGTATGGTTTTTAGAAAATAATGCCGATATTTCAAACGCTAAAAATTATGTTGAGCCTGACATATCCATAATTTGTGATAAAAACAAACTCACGGATAAAGGTTGTGTTGGCTCACCCGACATGATAATTGAAATTCTCTCCCCTTCTACTGCCGCGAAAGATTTGATTAAGAAATTGAGTTTATATGAGAACAGTGGAGTTAGAGAATATTGGGTAGTTCACCCAACTGACTTTACGGTTATGGTATTTGAATTGGTCGATGGGCGATATGGTAAACCCAAAACTTACAGCCCTGACGAAGAAGGGCTAAGCGAAGTGAAAGTTGGTATATTTGAGAATTTGGTAATTGACTTAAAAGAAATATTCATTGGTTAG
- a CDS encoding Uma2 family endonuclease — protein sequence MGNSAVKDDRTYTYEDYLTWPEDQRWEIIDGVAYAMTAPNRLHQDISRNLMLEFGNYLKGRQCKVYAAPFDVRLPRQEEIENHISTIVQPDITVVCDPNKLDHRGCKGSPDLIIEILSPATASYDVVKKRLLYEQNGIFEYWIVDPLHQIITRLYMNEALTKYRESEYFGREDTISPIILSELTINLSDVFPERAEMV from the coding sequence GTGGGCAATAGCGCTGTAAAGGATGATAGAACTTATACCTATGAGGATTATCTGACTTGGCCCGAAGATCAGCGCTGGGAGATTATTGATGGTGTTGCCTATGCAATGACAGCACCCAATCGTCTCCACCAGGATATATCCAGAAACCTGATGTTAGAGTTTGGCAACTATCTTAAAGGCAGGCAATGCAAGGTATATGCGGCTCCCTTCGATGTTCGGCTGCCACGCCAAGAGGAAATTGAGAATCATATTTCAACCATAGTGCAACCAGATATAACGGTAGTATGCGATCCGAATAAACTTGATCATAGAGGGTGTAAGGGCAGTCCGGATCTTATTATTGAAATTTTATCGCCTGCAACGGCCAGTTATGATGTAGTTAAAAAACGTCTTCTCTACGAACAAAATGGAATATTTGAATACTGGATCGTTGATCCCTTACATCAAATCATAACGAGACTTTATATGAACGAAGCATTAACTAAATACAGAGAATCAGAATATTTTGGCCGGGAGGATACGATAAGTCCGATTATCCTATCCGAGCTTACTATAAACCTTAGTGATGTATTTCCTGAACGAGCGGAAATGGTATAA
- a CDS encoding transposase, with protein sequence MSRKQRVHYHGAIYHITARGNNRQIIFRDEFDKTYYLTLLKHYKEKFACKLYAYVLMDNHVHLLLTVTSQPLAKVMQGVQLCYTQYYNKKYAHVGHVFQQRYNAELCADESYLLLALRYIHNNPLKAQIVDGLDYSWSSHQYYLRADCSFIDSSFILGIFSEGKTTAIARYLSFMKEEETPVPATRPQATIPEKTVAPGVAAADHPELLAELLQTVALENGIEVEDILGKSKNRQVVLARRQFICLALKSCQVSGAELARRFNVSQSQITRCLKPF encoded by the coding sequence ATGTCGAGAAAACAGCGAGTGCATTATCATGGCGCAATTTATCATATAACGGCCAGAGGGAATAATCGGCAGATTATATTTCGCGACGAATTTGATAAGACATATTATCTGACATTGCTAAAACATTACAAGGAGAAATTTGCCTGCAAACTGTATGCATATGTTCTAATGGACAACCATGTGCACCTTCTGCTCACGGTTACCAGCCAGCCGTTAGCGAAGGTTATGCAAGGTGTACAGCTATGCTACACCCAGTACTATAATAAAAAGTATGCGCATGTAGGTCATGTTTTTCAGCAACGATACAATGCGGAGCTTTGCGCAGATGAAAGCTATCTGTTATTAGCGCTGCGATATATACATAATAATCCGCTAAAAGCACAAATCGTAGATGGGCTTGACTATTCATGGAGCAGCCATCAATATTATCTTAGAGCGGACTGTTCATTCATTGATTCTAGTTTTATCTTAGGGATTTTTTCGGAGGGCAAGACTACTGCTATTGCCCGGTATTTATCCTTCATGAAGGAAGAAGAGACGCCGGTCCCGGCCACCCGGCCCCAAGCCACTATACCAGAAAAAACTGTGGCTCCCGGCGTAGCGGCAGCCGATCACCCTGAGTTGCTGGCGGAGCTGCTGCAAACAGTTGCGTTAGAGAACGGGATTGAGGTAGAAGATATTTTAGGCAAGAGTAAAAACCGGCAGGTTGTACTGGCCAGAAGGCAGTTTATCTGTCTGGCCCTAAAAAGTTGTCAGGTTAGCGGTGCCGAATTGGCCCGGCGATTCAATGTTAGTCAATCGCAAATTACACGGTGCTTAAAGCCGTTTTAA
- the hepT gene encoding type VII toxin-antitoxin system HepT family RNase toxin produces the protein MVKQDIIERKLGQIEKSMRKIRQYKVLSYAEFISHSVARDIVEYNLFIIINCMIDTANHIVADDDLGQVDMLADGFRILKDVGYWTEAECQVYIKMVAFRNMISHQYMSIDGNIVYDILQNRLEDIMLFRQHIMDNM, from the coding sequence ATGGTAAAGCAGGATATTATAGAACGTAAGCTTGGTCAAATTGAAAAGTCCATGCGTAAGATAAGGCAATATAAGGTATTGTCATATGCTGAGTTTATCAGTCACTCCGTTGCTAGAGATATTGTTGAGTATAATTTGTTTATCATCATTAACTGTATGATTGACACGGCTAATCATATTGTAGCCGATGATGATTTAGGCCAGGTAGACATGTTGGCCGATGGGTTTAGAATTCTTAAAGATGTTGGCTATTGGACGGAAGCGGAGTGTCAGGTATATATAAAAATGGTAGCTTTCCGGAATATGATATCTCATCAATATATGAGTATTGACGGAAATATTGTATATGATATTTTGCAAAACAGATTAGAGGATATAATGCTGTTTAGACAACATATTATGGATAATATGTAA